In Chloroflexota bacterium, the DNA window ATCCGGACGGCAGCCCCGCCGATTACGAGGCCCGGATCGCCTTGTTGGAGCGGACGCGTGTGGTGAACGAGGGCTCGGTGCGGGTGAACCATCCGCTGAAATATGAAGGGATCCGTTTTTACCTACATGGCTATGCGGGGCAGGGAGGGGCTTACCTGGTGGCTTTGCAGGCCGTGTATGATCCCGGCTATCCGGTGATCGTCGTTGGGGGGATCCTCTTGTTGATCGGCATGATGGTGAGTTTCTATTTCCCGCATAGCTGCGTCTGGGTTCGGATGGGGCGAGACGGGGAGCTTCGCATAGCGGGCAGGGCGGGGCGATATGCTTACGCCTTCGACCGGGAGTTCGCGACCCTGGTGAGAGCTCTCCGGGCGAGGCTTGGCGTGGAGGGCGTGGAGTGACCACGCGCTTTCAGCTTTCCGCGGGTGGTGTGGTCTGTCGTCGCTCTCCCGAGGGCGAGATCGAGGTGGCCCTCATCGCTACGAAGGGAGGGGAGCGATGGGGACTGCCGAAAGGGCTGGTCGAGAAGGGGGAATCGCTGGAGGAGACGGCCCTGCGCGAGGTGCGGGAGGAGACGGGGCTGGAGGCCGAGATCGTCGATCGGTTGGAGCCCATCGAGTATTGGTACTGGTGGGAGGAGGAAGGGGAGAAGGTCTGCTATCATAAAAAGGTGTACTTCTTCCTGATGTGCCACCGTGGCGGGGATGTGTCCCGACATGACTTTGAGGTCGATGACGTGCGGTGGTTTCCCATCGACGAGGCGATTGAGCGGGCCTCGCACAGGACGGAACGGCAGGTACTGCGTCAGGTGAAGGATCGAGGAAAGTTGCCGTGTTGATCGGTTTTGCCTATGTGGCACTGTGGGCCGCGGTGATGATGTACTTCGTGTACCTCAGGAGGGGATGGGAGTGGGCAGGGCAGACGGCAACCGGGTTGTCGCTTGTCCTGTTGGGGCTGCTGGCGGCCGCCCTGGTATCCCGTGGGATGGCGGCCGGACGCTGGCCCCTGGTCAACCATTATGAGGTCTCGCTCCTGTTCACGTGGATGATCGTGGCCGCTTATCTGCTTTTGGAGGCCTCCTGGCGTGAGCGGCGGGCTGGCGCTTTCGTGTTGCCGATCGCCCTGGCGATGGCCACGTATGCCGTGACCCGCCCTGCCGCCGATCAGGCGATCG includes these proteins:
- a CDS encoding NUDIX hydrolase, encoding MTTRFQLSAGGVVCRRSPEGEIEVALIATKGGERWGLPKGLVEKGESLEETALREVREETGLEAEIVDRLEPIEYWYWWEEEGEKVCYHKKVYFFLMCHRGGDVSRHDFEVDDVRWFPIDEAIERASHRTERQVLRQVKDRGKLPC